In Thermus islandicus DSM 21543, one DNA window encodes the following:
- a CDS encoding LemA family protein, with product MGMILWVPVLLLVLLAVWAYNTVVARKNQVENAFGAVEAQLKKRRDLIPNLVEAVKQYMAYEKDLLEKLTRLREALEGTKDAEEALRLEGELSRALAALRLRAEAYPDLKASQNFLQLQAALTEAEDSIAAARRFYNQAVTEYNNVLEQIPFAFFARALGLSRKPVFTLPQEEREAPDLRGLFGR from the coding sequence ATGGGCATGATCCTCTGGGTGCCGGTCCTTCTCCTCGTCCTCCTGGCCGTCTGGGCCTACAACACCGTGGTGGCCCGCAAAAACCAAGTGGAGAACGCCTTCGGCGCGGTGGAGGCCCAGCTCAAGAAGCGCCGGGACCTCATCCCCAACCTGGTGGAAGCGGTGAAGCAGTACATGGCTTACGAAAAGGACCTCCTGGAGAAACTCACCCGCCTCAGGGAGGCCCTGGAGGGGACGAAAGACGCCGAGGAGGCCCTCCGCCTCGAGGGCGAGCTCTCCCGGGCCCTCGCCGCCCTTCGCCTCCGGGCCGAGGCCTACCCCGACCTCAAGGCGAGCCAGAACTTCCTTCAGCTCCAGGCGGCCCTCACCGAGGCCGAGGACTCCATCGCCGCGGCAAGGCGCTTCTACAACCAGGCGGTGACGGAGTACAACAACGTCCTGGAGCAGATCCCCTTCGCCTTCTTCGCCCGCGCCCTGGGCCTTTCCCGCAAGCCCGTCTTCACCCTTCCCCAGGAGGAGCGCGAGGCGCCCGACCTCAGAGGGCTCTTCGGAAGGTGA
- a CDS encoding lamin tail domain-containing protein, producing MSLPPNPQPTDRAPVAITRVRYMGANDAKNPNNEFVDITADPRFATAPVSLKGFLLKNKVGEAFAFPDIALEPGSSIRVYTGPGNPSAEALFWGRTRPAWDNWGDCAQLVYPSGARYLLGYRSGCASAQGLGIRASEEASVLRDAHNLPLP from the coding sequence GTGAGCCTTCCCCCGAATCCACAGCCCACGGACCGCGCCCCGGTGGCGATCACAAGGGTCCGCTACATGGGGGCCAACGACGCCAAGAACCCGAACAACGAGTTCGTGGACATCACCGCAGATCCTCGCTTCGCTACGGCTCCCGTTTCCCTAAAGGGATTCCTCCTCAAGAACAAGGTTGGAGAAGCCTTCGCTTTCCCAGACATCGCTCTGGAGCCGGGTTCGTCCATCCGGGTGTACACCGGTCCGGGCAACCCGAGCGCGGAAGCCCTGTTCTGGGGGCGAACCCGGCCGGCGTGGGACAACTGGGGCGACTGCGCCCAGCTGGTTTATCCTTCCGGGGCTCGCTACCTCCTGGGCTACCGCTCGGGGTGTGCATCGGCACAGGGTCTTGGGATTCGCGCCAGCGAGGAAGCAAGCGTCCTCCGAGACGCCCACAACCTTCCCCTCCCCTAA